In Paracoccus aminophilus JCM 7686, a single window of DNA contains:
- the guaB gene encoding IMP dehydrogenase encodes MQIREALTFDDVLLVPAASTVLPSTADVTTYVTRQIRMNIPLLSSAMDTVTESRMAIAMAQAGGIGVIHRNLTSEQQADEVRRVKRFESGIVYAPITLRADQTLADAKALQERYNVTGFPVVDANGRVVGIVTNRDMRFASDEKTPVSVMMSSENLAILQEPADRNQAIDLMKARRIEKLLITDGAGKLTGLLTLKDTEMSVLNPLACKDDLGRLRVAAASTVGEEGFERSMALIEAGVDLVVIDTAHGHSAGVAKAVERVKSFSNSVQVVAGNVATASAAKALVEAGADAIKVGIGPGSICTTRIVAGVGVPQLTAIIDAVSGAGETPVIADGGIKFSGDFAKAIAAGASCAMVGSAIAGTDESPGEIIHYQGRSFKSYRGMGSLGAMARGSADRYFQKDAASDKLVPEGIEGQVPYKGTAAAVIHQLVGGLRAAMGYTGNATVAEMRKNCEFVRITGAGLSESHVHDVQITRESPNYRLG; translated from the coding sequence ATGCAGATTCGCGAGGCACTCACCTTCGACGACGTCTTACTCGTACCCGCAGCTTCGACGGTCCTGCCGTCAACGGCGGATGTGACGACTTATGTGACCCGCCAGATCCGCATGAACATCCCGCTGCTTTCGTCGGCGATGGATACGGTCACCGAAAGCCGCATGGCAATTGCCATGGCGCAAGCGGGCGGCATCGGCGTCATTCACCGCAACCTCACCTCCGAACAGCAGGCCGACGAAGTCCGTCGCGTCAAACGTTTCGAATCGGGCATCGTTTACGCGCCGATCACCTTGCGCGCCGATCAGACCTTGGCCGATGCGAAAGCCCTGCAAGAGCGTTACAACGTCACCGGCTTTCCGGTCGTCGACGCCAATGGTCGCGTCGTCGGCATTGTGACGAACCGCGACATGCGCTTTGCCAGCGACGAAAAGACCCCGGTCAGCGTGATGATGAGCTCGGAAAATCTCGCCATCCTGCAAGAGCCCGCTGACCGCAATCAGGCGATCGACCTGATGAAGGCGCGCCGGATCGAGAAGCTGCTGATCACCGATGGCGCGGGCAAGCTGACCGGGCTTTTGACCCTGAAAGACACCGAGATGTCGGTGCTGAACCCGCTCGCTTGCAAGGACGATCTCGGCCGCCTGCGCGTCGCGGCGGCCTCGACCGTGGGCGAGGAAGGCTTCGAGCGCAGCATGGCGCTGATCGAGGCGGGCGTCGATCTCGTCGTTATCGACACTGCGCATGGCCATTCGGCGGGCGTCGCCAAAGCCGTCGAGCGCGTGAAAAGCTTCTCGAACTCGGTGCAGGTGGTGGCGGGCAACGTCGCGACCGCTTCGGCCGCCAAGGCACTGGTCGAGGCCGGTGCGGATGCGATCAAGGTCGGGATCGGGCCGGGCTCGATCTGCACGACCCGCATCGTCGCGGGCGTGGGCGTGCCCCAGCTGACCGCGATCATCGACGCGGTTTCGGGCGCGGGCGAGACCCCGGTCATCGCCGATGGCGGCATCAAATTCTCGGGCGATTTCGCCAAGGCGATTGCGGCGGGCGCAAGCTGCGCCATGGTCGGTTCGGCGATTGCCGGGACCGATGAAAGCCCGGGCGAGATCATCCATTACCAGGGCCGCTCGTTCAAATCCTACCGCGGCATGGGCTCGCTTGGCGCCATGGCGCGGGGCTCGGCGGATCGCTATTTCCAGAAGGATGCGGCCTCCGACAAGCTGGTTCCGGAAGGGATCGAGGGGCAGGTGCCCTATAAAGGCACGGCGGCGGCGGTGATCCACCAGCTCGTCGGCGGGCTGCGCGCCGCGATGGGCTATACCGGCAATGCGACCGTGGCCGAGATGCGCAAGAATTGCGAATTCGTACGCATCACCGGCGCGGGCCTGTCCGAAAGCCACGTCCATGACGTGCAGATCACCCGCGAAAGCCCGAACTACCGTTTGGGCTAA
- a CDS encoding OmpP1/FadL family transporter, with protein MKRTITALGGLLIGAAPAFAGGIERAPQSLNVLFEKGNYAELSFGGASPDVKGRDIAGFETKNVASGYGFFGLAYKHQFNDNLSAAIIIEQPFGADINYKTPANGGSPVLGGTTVDVNSTTYTGILRYKFENNFSVHGGIRGSRADGNVTLHGQAYQAIGGYDLDIDGAWGVGWLAGVAYEVPELAARVSLTYNSPIEHNFNMTETSPAILAATGGLTDTVTGKHKVKTPRSWTLEGQTGVAEDTLVFGSIRWVKWSEFKVDNALFPIQTPLGPTELVSLNDTTTYTIGVGRKFTDNWSGSASFIYEPKKGDLISPLAPYNGRKGITLAAIYTQDNIKVTTGINYSKLGGSTLGVGPDAHKTQVAKTDNGDIWGIGVRVGYSF; from the coding sequence ATGAAAAGAACCATTACAGCGCTCGGCGGTTTGCTGATCGGAGCGGCCCCGGCTTTTGCGGGCGGGATCGAACGTGCCCCCCAGTCGCTCAACGTGCTTTTTGAAAAAGGCAATTATGCCGAGCTGAGCTTTGGCGGCGCATCTCCCGATGTGAAGGGCCGCGACATTGCCGGGTTCGAGACCAAGAATGTCGCGAGCGGTTATGGCTTTTTCGGCCTCGCCTACAAGCATCAGTTCAACGACAATCTCTCGGCCGCGATCATCATCGAGCAGCCTTTCGGCGCCGATATCAATTACAAAACCCCCGCGAATGGCGGCTCGCCGGTTCTGGGCGGCACGACCGTTGATGTGAATTCGACCACCTATACCGGCATTCTGCGCTACAAATTCGAGAATAACTTCTCGGTCCATGGCGGTATTCGCGGCTCGCGCGCGGATGGCAATGTGACGCTGCATGGCCAAGCCTATCAGGCCATCGGCGGCTATGATCTGGATATCGACGGGGCGTGGGGCGTCGGCTGGCTGGCCGGTGTCGCCTATGAGGTCCCCGAGCTCGCCGCGCGCGTCTCGCTGACCTATAACTCGCCGATCGAACATAATTTCAACATGACCGAAACCAGCCCCGCCATTCTGGCGGCGACCGGCGGTCTGACCGATACGGTCACGGGCAAGCACAAGGTCAAGACGCCGCGCAGCTGGACGCTGGAAGGTCAGACGGGTGTGGCGGAAGACACGTTGGTCTTCGGCTCGATCCGCTGGGTGAAATGGTCCGAGTTCAAGGTCGACAACGCCCTCTTCCCGATCCAGACCCCGCTTGGCCCGACCGAGCTGGTCTCGCTCAACGACACCACGACCTATACGATCGGCGTCGGGCGCAAGTTCACCGACAACTGGTCGGGTTCGGCCTCGTTCATCTATGAGCCGAAAAAGGGCGATCTGATCTCGCCGCTCGCGCCTTACAACGGCCGCAAGGGCATCACTCTGGCCGCGATCTACACGCAGGACAACATCAAGGTCACCACCGGCATCAACTATTCGAAGCTCGGCGGCTCGACCCTTGGCGTCGGTCCTGATGCTCACAAGACCCAAGTCGCCAAAACCGACAATGGCGACATCTGGGGCATTGGCGTCCGCGTCGGCTATAGCTTCTGA
- the murD gene encoding UDP-N-acetylmuramoyl-L-alanine--D-glutamate ligase, whose amino-acid sequence MIPVQGVQNQTIAVLGLGRSGRATAAALTEGGADVVVWDDGADTRASAEAEGLTLRDLTRETAWEGVSALITSPGIPHLYPKPHPAIAMALRLGIPVDNDIGLFFRSFATRDWDSFDITPRVIAVTGSNGKSTTTALIHHILTEVGRPAQMGGNIGTGVLSLDPAQDGEVVVLELSSYQTDLARALTPDVAVFTNLSPDHLDRHHGMGGYFAAKRRLFAEGGPDRAVIGVDEIEGLYLADQLSEGPQDDRVIRVSSETKLDAFGWSVFAKKGFLSEYRKGRQVASIDLRAVTGLPGAHNHQNACAAYAACRAVGIPPREIEAAFHSFQGLPHRSQTVAEIGGVRWVNDSKATNVDSAEKALLAFKNIRWIAGGMGKEGGITSLVPHLGNVVKAYFIGHSARDFALEVGQSVDYEIFATIDEAVARAHAEAQSGETVLLAPAAASFDQFPNFEKRGEHFTALVQALKG is encoded by the coding sequence ATGATTCCCGTTCAGGGCGTTCAAAACCAGACCATCGCCGTTTTGGGCCTCGGCCGCTCCGGTCGCGCCACGGCGGCCGCGCTGACCGAGGGCGGCGCAGATGTCGTCGTCTGGGATGACGGTGCCGATACCCGCGCAAGCGCCGAGGCCGAGGGCCTCACCTTGCGCGATCTCACCCGCGAAACCGCATGGGAGGGCGTTTCGGCGCTGATCACCAGCCCCGGCATTCCCCATCTCTACCCCAAACCCCATCCGGCGATTGCCATGGCCTTGCGGCTGGGCATTCCGGTCGACAATGATATCGGGCTCTTTTTCCGCAGCTTTGCCACCCGCGACTGGGACAGTTTCGACATCACCCCCCGGGTGATTGCCGTCACCGGCTCGAATGGCAAATCGACTACCACTGCGCTGATCCACCACATCCTGACCGAGGTTGGCCGCCCCGCGCAGATGGGCGGCAATATCGGCACCGGGGTGCTCTCTCTCGATCCGGCGCAGGATGGCGAGGTCGTCGTGCTGGAGCTCTCGAGCTATCAGACCGATCTTGCCCGGGCGCTGACCCCCGATGTCGCCGTCTTCACCAATCTCTCGCCCGACCATCTCGACCGCCATCACGGCATGGGTGGCTATTTCGCCGCCAAGCGCCGCCTCTTCGCCGAGGGCGGCCCGGATCGCGCGGTGATCGGGGTCGATGAAATCGAGGGGCTCTATCTTGCCGATCAGCTGTCTGAAGGGCCGCAGGATGATCGCGTGATCCGGGTCTCGTCCGAGACCAAGCTCGACGCTTTCGGCTGGTCGGTCTTCGCCAAGAAGGGCTTTCTCTCGGAATACCGCAAAGGCCGTCAGGTCGCCTCGATTGATCTGCGCGCCGTCACCGGGCTCCCGGGCGCGCATAACCACCAGAACGCCTGCGCGGCCTATGCCGCCTGCCGCGCCGTGGGCATCCCCCCGCGCGAGATCGAGGCCGCGTTCCACAGCTTCCAAGGCCTGCCGCATCGCAGCCAGACCGTGGCCGAAATCGGCGGCGTGCGCTGGGTCAACGACAGCAAGGCCACCAATGTCGATTCCGCCGAGAAGGCGCTGCTCGCCTTCAAAAACATCCGCTGGATCGCGGGCGGCATGGGCAAGGAGGGCGGGATCACCTCTTTGGTTCCCCATCTCGGCAATGTCGTGAAGGCCTATTTCATCGGCCATTCGGCGCGCGACTTCGCGCTCGAGGTTGGCCAAAGCGTCGATTACGAAATCTTCGCGACCATCGACGAGGCCGTCGCCCGCGCCCATGCCGAGGCGCAATCGGGCGAGACCGTGCTGCTTGCCCCAGCCGCCGCGAGCTTTGACCAATTCCCGAATTTCGAAAAGCGCGGCGAGCATTTCACTGCTTTGGTGCAGGCGCTCAAGGGCTAG
- the mraY gene encoding phospho-N-acetylmuramoyl-pentapeptide-transferase, with amino-acid sequence MLYWLTSLSDGGDFFNLFRYITFRAGGAFFTALIFGFIFGRPLIDLLRRHQKKGQPIRDDGPQSHLAKAGTPTMGGLLILAALTVGTLLWARLDNGYVWIVLLVTLAFALIGFADDYAKVTKQHHAGLSGRVRMALGFVIAAIAGFSAAALHPDALSHQLAIPFFKNAFINLGIFYIPFAMFVIVGAANAVNLTDGLDGLAIMPVMIASATFAIIAYMVGNANFSTYLGLHFVPGSGELAVFCAALIGGGLGFLWYNAPPAAVFMGDTGSLALGGALGAIAVVTKHEVVLAIVGGLFVVEALSVIIQVLYFKRTGRRVFLMAPIHHHFEKKGWGEAQIVIRFWIIALILALIGLATLKIR; translated from the coding sequence ATGCTATATTGGCTCACCAGCCTGTCGGACGGCGGCGATTTCTTCAACCTGTTTCGCTATATCACCTTCCGGGCAGGCGGCGCCTTCTTCACGGCGCTGATCTTCGGCTTCATCTTCGGCCGCCCGCTGATCGACCTGCTGCGTCGCCACCAGAAAAAGGGCCAACCGATCCGCGATGACGGCCCGCAAAGCCATCTCGCTAAGGCCGGCACGCCGACCATGGGCGGGCTGCTGATCCTGGCCGCGCTGACGGTCGGGACGCTGCTCTGGGCAAGGCTCGACAATGGCTATGTCTGGATCGTGCTTCTGGTGACGCTCGCCTTCGCGCTGATCGGCTTTGCCGATGACTATGCCAAGGTGACGAAACAGCACCATGCCGGGCTCTCGGGCCGGGTGCGCATGGCGCTTGGCTTCGTGATCGCGGCGATTGCGGGCTTTTCGGCGGCGGCGCTTCACCCCGACGCGCTCTCCCATCAGCTCGCGATTCCCTTCTTCAAGAATGCCTTCATCAACCTCGGGATCTTCTACATCCCCTTCGCGATGTTCGTGATCGTGGGCGCGGCCAATGCGGTCAACCTGACCGACGGGCTCGACGGGCTGGCGATCATGCCGGTGATGATCGCCTCGGCGACCTTCGCCATCATCGCCTATATGGTCGGCAATGCGAATTTCTCGACCTATCTCGGGCTACATTTCGTCCCGGGCTCGGGCGAGCTCGCGGTCTTCTGCGCCGCGCTCATCGGCGGAGGCCTCGGATTCCTGTGGTATAACGCGCCGCCGGCTGCCGTCTTCATGGGCGACACCGGCTCGCTCGCCCTCGGCGGCGCGCTCGGAGCGATTGCGGTCGTGACCAAACACGAGGTCGTTCTAGCCATCGTCGGCGGCCTCTTCGTGGTCGAGGCGCTTTCGGTCATCATCCAGGTCCTCTACTTCAAACGCACGGGCCGCCGTGTCTTCCTGATGGCCCCGATCCACCACCATTTCGAGAAAAAGGGCTGGGGCGAGGCCCAGATTGTGATCCGCTTCTGGATCATCGCCCTCATCCTCGCGCTGATCGGCCTCGCCACGCTCAAGATCCGCTGA
- a CDS encoding UDP-N-acetylmuramoyl-tripeptide--D-alanyl-D-alanine ligase produces MTALWTAAEAEAATGGKASGSWTVTGVSIDTRTIAPGDLFVALKAERDGHDFVAQALAKGAGAALVSRIPEGVASDVPLLIVDDVLDGLTALGRAGRARVSGKVIAITGSVGKTSSKEMMRAGLAGQGRIHAAEASYNNHWGVPLTLARMPAETDFAVIEIGMNHPGEIEPLARLARPHVALITTVAAVHLEAFGVVEGIAREKGAIFAGLEAAGTAILPEDLAVTPILRDAADEAGAIVIGFGAHGMGQLLKSEAMGEEMRVRARILGKVVDYTLQSAGAHFAMNSVGVLTALHAAGIDVAEAARGLSVWRPFQGRGALEDLGDIRLIDDSYNSNPTSLSAGLATLARLDGGRRIAILGDMLELGPETVEMHRAMAEDPAIAAVALIHSAGPLMRHLHEALPAEKRGIWVETAAELAARVSELAQTGDIVLVKGSKSSKVSTVVDALRRSLQSSAPENRG; encoded by the coding sequence ATGACCGCACTTTGGACCGCAGCCGAGGCCGAAGCCGCGACGGGAGGCAAGGCCTCCGGCAGCTGGACGGTCACCGGCGTCTCGATCGACACGCGCACGATTGCGCCGGGCGATCTCTTCGTGGCGCTGAAGGCCGAACGCGACGGCCATGATTTCGTGGCCCAGGCGCTGGCCAAAGGGGCGGGCGCAGCGCTGGTCTCGCGCATTCCCGAGGGCGTCGCCTCGGACGTGCCGCTTCTGATCGTCGATGATGTGCTCGACGGTCTGACGGCGCTTGGCCGGGCCGGGCGCGCGCGCGTTTCGGGCAAGGTCATCGCCATCACCGGCTCGGTCGGCAAGACCTCGAGCAAAGAGATGATGCGCGCAGGCCTTGCCGGTCAGGGCCGCATTCATGCCGCCGAAGCGAGCTACAACAACCATTGGGGCGTGCCGCTGACCTTGGCGCGCATGCCCGCCGAGACCGATTTCGCGGTGATCGAGATCGGCATGAATCATCCCGGCGAGATCGAGCCTCTCGCCCGGCTTGCCCGCCCTCATGTCGCGCTGATCACCACCGTCGCCGCCGTTCATCTCGAAGCTTTCGGCGTGGTCGAGGGCATTGCCCGCGAAAAGGGCGCGATCTTTGCCGGTCTCGAAGCCGCAGGCACGGCGATCCTGCCCGAAGACCTCGCGGTGACGCCGATCCTGCGCGACGCGGCCGATGAAGCGGGGGCGATTGTCATCGGCTTTGGCGCCCATGGCATGGGCCAGCTTCTCAAATCCGAGGCCATGGGCGAGGAGATGCGCGTCCGCGCGCGCATTCTCGGCAAGGTCGTCGATTACACGCTCCAGAGTGCCGGCGCGCATTTTGCGATGAATTCGGTCGGTGTGCTCACCGCGCTTCATGCCGCGGGCATTGATGTGGCCGAGGCGGCGCGCGGCCTTTCGGTCTGGCGCCCCTTCCAGGGACGCGGCGCGCTCGAGGATCTGGGTGACATCCGGCTGATCGACGATTCCTATAATTCGAACCCGACCTCGCTATCGGCCGGTCTCGCGACGCTCGCGCGTCTGGACGGAGGCCGCCGTATCGCGATCCTCGGCGATATGCTCGAGCTCGGCCCCGAGACGGTCGAGATGCATCGTGCCATGGCGGAAGATCCCGCGATCGCTGCGGTCGCGCTGATCCACAGCGCCGGTCCGCTGATGCGTCATCTCCACGAGGCCCTGCCCGCGGAGAAGCGCGGGATCTGGGTCGAAACCGCCGCCGAGCTCGCCGCGCGGGTGAGCGAACTCGCCCAGACCGGCGATATCGTGCTCGTGAAGGGATCGAAATCGTCGAAGGTCTCGACAGTGGTTGACGCGCTCAGGCGTTCGCTGCAAAGCAGCGCCCCTGAGAATAGGGGATAG
- a CDS encoding UDP-N-acetylmuramoyl-L-alanyl-D-glutamate--2,6-diaminopimelate ligase: MSETAKRLSLLGLRGDKGRDPEVTGLAVDSRQVKPGYLFAALPGSSAHGASFIQYALRLGAAAVLTDREGAALAAAELSGAEAALVVVEDPRAALAAAAALWFGAQPETLVAVTGTSGKTSVATFTRQIWQLLGEQAISLGTMGVQGDYEAKLAHTTPEPITLHRVLAEAAAAGVTHACMEASSHGLDQRRLDGVRVLAGAFTNFTQDHLDYHKNFDEYFAAKALLFNHILEEGASAVINIDDPRGLQLLAIAQARGLKIIRVGRSPEADLRILGQRYDATGQDLRFSIFGKTHMVRLALIGGFQAENVLAAAGLVIATGTDPDAVVAVLPRLTTVRGRMELAAMRENGAAVFVDYSHKPGALASALQSLRPHVMGRIVVIFGAGGDRDRLKRPLMGEAARDFADVVFVTDDNPRSEDPAAIRAEVMAGAGPDAIEVGDRAEAILRGVDALQPGDALLIAGKGHETGQIIGNDIFPFDDSEQASVAVAALDGKI; this comes from the coding sequence GTGTCTGAGACTGCGAAACGTTTGTCCCTTCTGGGGCTGAGAGGGGACAAGGGGCGTGATCCCGAGGTAACGGGGCTCGCGGTCGATTCGCGACAGGTCAAGCCGGGCTATCTCTTCGCCGCGCTGCCGGGGTCGAGCGCGCATGGCGCAAGCTTCATCCAATATGCCCTGCGTCTGGGCGCGGCTGCGGTGCTGACCGACCGCGAGGGCGCCGCTTTGGCTGCGGCCGAGCTTTCGGGCGCCGAGGCCGCTCTCGTGGTGGTTGAGGATCCGCGCGCGGCGCTGGCCGCCGCTGCCGCTTTGTGGTTCGGCGCGCAGCCCGAGACGCTGGTCGCAGTGACCGGGACCTCAGGCAAGACCTCGGTCGCGACCTTCACGCGGCAGATCTGGCAGCTTCTGGGCGAACAGGCGATCAGCTTGGGCACCATGGGCGTGCAGGGCGATTACGAGGCGAAGCTCGCCCATACCACGCCCGAGCCGATCACGCTGCATCGCGTGTTGGCCGAGGCCGCCGCTGCGGGCGTCACCCATGCCTGTATGGAAGCCTCGTCGCATGGGCTGGACCAACGGCGTTTGGACGGCGTGCGGGTGCTGGCGGGGGCTTTCACGAATTTCACCCAAGACCATCTCGACTATCACAAGAACTTCGACGAGTATTTCGCCGCCAAAGCCTTGCTCTTCAATCATATTCTGGAAGAGGGCGCGAGCGCGGTCATCAATATCGACGATCCGCGCGGTCTTCAGTTGCTTGCGATCGCACAGGCGCGCGGGCTGAAAATCATCCGCGTCGGGCGCAGCCCCGAGGCCGATCTGCGCATCCTCGGCCAGCGCTATGATGCGACCGGGCAGGATCTGCGCTTCTCGATCTTCGGCAAGACCCATATGGTCCGGCTTGCGCTGATCGGCGGCTTTCAAGCGGAAAACGTGCTGGCGGCGGCGGGGCTCGTCATCGCGACCGGCACCGATCCCGACGCGGTGGTCGCGGTCTTGCCGCGCCTGACCACGGTGCGCGGCCGCATGGAGCTGGCGGCGATGCGCGAAAACGGCGCGGCGGTCTTTGTCGATTACTCGCATAAACCCGGCGCGCTGGCCTCGGCGCTGCAATCCCTGCGCCCGCATGTCATGGGCCGCATCGTCGTGATCTTCGGCGCAGGCGGCGATCGCGACCGGCTCAAGCGCCCGCTGATGGGCGAGGCCGCGCGCGACTTTGCTGATGTGGTCTTCGTGACCGACGACAACCCCCGCTCCGAGGATCCGGCGGCGATCCGGGCCGAGGTCATGGCGGGCGCCGGACCCGATGCGATCGAGGTCGGCGACCGCGCCGAGGCGATCTTGCGCGGCGTCGATGCGCTCCAGCCCGGCGATGCTTTGCTGATCGCGGGCAAGGGCCATGAAACCGGCCAGATCATCGGCAACGACATTTTCCCCTTCGACGATTCCGAGCAGGCCTCGGTCGCCGTCGCAGCACTGGACGGCAAGATATGA
- a CDS encoding peptidoglycan D,D-transpeptidase FtsI family protein, with translation MIRKPLRPLARILKARETGENPDDIEAENRAIRHAEMQDRARKSAQNRLMLLASVFVVAFGTVGLRMGALASGQPSEPRVQSSGAQIISQRADITDRNGRVLATNLLTHSLYAHPQQMIDPDRAATELARIFPDLNEERLHKDFTGKRTFLWIKKKLSPEQMQAVHDIGEPGLLFGPREMRLYPNGHLASHILGGATFGNEGVSSAEVLGMAGVEKAFDNWLRDPANEGAPLKLSIDLSAQAAMEEVLSNGMKVMNAKGATAIFMEIKTGEIIAMASLPDFDPNDRPRPLLKGDASDSPLFNRAVQGQYELGSTFKIFPVAQAIDAKLINPKTMINTQSPMKIGKYLIHDFHNYGGQLSVADIIAKSSNVGTVRIAQMLGVERQKDFLQKLGFFEPTPIEMTEGPTGKPLVPQRWPAVTSATVAFGHGLAASPLHLASAYATIANDGKRVRPTLIHGHKHPEGERLISSGAAKVAIDLLRGVVTRGSARSSNVVGYEIAGKTGTADKPRPTGGYYKNKVVATFASVFPASAPEYVLVVTLDEPSTGTAGGGESRVAGLTAVPVAAELIRRLAPLVGLRPQTESTLPVIEPRAPDGLKLVAN, from the coding sequence ATGATCCGCAAGCCGCTGCGCCCGCTCGCGCGGATTCTCAAGGCCCGGGAAACCGGCGAGAACCCCGATGATATCGAGGCCGAAAACCGCGCGATCCGCCATGCGGAAATGCAGGACCGCGCCCGCAAGAGCGCGCAGAACCGGCTGATGTTGCTCGCCTCGGTCTTTGTCGTGGCCTTCGGCACGGTCGGTCTGCGCATGGGCGCGCTGGCCTCGGGCCAGCCAAGCGAGCCGCGCGTGCAAAGCTCGGGGGCGCAGATCATCTCGCAGCGTGCCGATATCACGGACCGCAATGGCCGGGTGCTGGCGACGAACCTGCTGACCCATTCGCTTTACGCCCATCCCCAGCAGATGATCGACCCGGACCGCGCCGCGACGGAACTTGCGCGGATTTTCCCCGATCTGAACGAAGAGCGGCTGCACAAGGATTTCACCGGCAAGCGCACTTTCCTCTGGATCAAGAAAAAGCTCTCGCCCGAGCAGATGCAGGCCGTTCATGACATTGGCGAGCCCGGGCTTCTGTTCGGCCCGCGCGAGATGCGGCTTTACCCGAATGGTCATCTCGCGAGCCATATCCTCGGCGGCGCGACCTTCGGCAATGAAGGCGTGAGCAGCGCCGAGGTTCTGGGCATGGCCGGGGTCGAGAAGGCTTTCGACAACTGGCTGCGCGATCCCGCCAATGAAGGCGCGCCGCTGAAGCTCTCGATCGACCTCTCGGCGCAGGCCGCGATGGAGGAAGTGCTCTCGAACGGCATGAAGGTGATGAACGCCAAGGGCGCCACCGCCATCTTCATGGAGATCAAGACCGGCGAGATCATCGCCATGGCGAGCCTGCCCGATTTCGATCCGAACGACCGCCCGCGTCCGCTCCTGAAGGGCGATGCCTCGGACAGCCCGCTCTTCAACCGCGCGGTGCAGGGCCAATATGAGCTTGGCTCGACCTTCAAGATTTTCCCGGTGGCGCAGGCGATTGACGCCAAGCTGATCAATCCCAAGACGATGATCAACACCCAGTCGCCGATGAAGATCGGGAAATATCTGATCCACGATTTCCACAATTACGGCGGCCAGTTGTCGGTTGCCGATATCATCGCGAAATCCTCGAACGTCGGCACGGTGCGCATCGCCCAGATGTTGGGCGTCGAGCGGCAGAAGGACTTCCTGCAAAAGCTCGGCTTCTTCGAGCCGACCCCGATCGAGATGACCGAAGGCCCGACCGGCAAGCCGCTGGTGCCGCAACGCTGGCCTGCGGTGACTTCGGCCACGGTCGCCTTCGGCCACGGCCTTGCCGCGAGCCCGCTGCATCTCGCCAGCGCCTATGCGACGATTGCCAATGACGGCAAACGCGTGCGTCCGACGCTGATCCACGGCCACAAGCATCCCGAGGGCGAGCGGCTGATTTCCTCGGGCGCGGCCAAAGTCGCGATCGACCTGCTGCGCGGCGTGGTGACGCGCGGCTCGGCGCGGTCCTCGAACGTGGTCGGCTATGAGATCGCGGGCAAGACTGGCACCGCCGACAAGCCGCGTCCGACCGGCGGCTATTACAAGAACAAGGTGGTCGCGACCTTCGCCTCGGTCTTCCCGGCGAGCGCGCCCGAATATGTGCTGGTCGTCACGCTCGACGAGCCCTCGACCGGAACCGCCGGCGGCGGCGAGTCGCGTGTGGCCGGTCTGACCGCTGTGCCGGTCGCGGCCGAGCTGATCCGGCGGCTTGCGCCGCTTGTCGGTCTGCGCCCGCAAACCGAATCCACACTGCCGGTCATTGAACCGCGCGCGCCGGACGGGCTAAAACTCGTCGCGAACTGA
- the ftsL gene encoding cell division protein FtsL: MRSILYLTTALVVMGLAFWAYRENYRTQDAIRKMEAIQYQIGGLRQDIGTLRAEWSYLNRPDRLRELVNLNFDKLKLVPLNSDQFVDIRQVAYPAKTVAAPDAGTPAEESTP; encoded by the coding sequence ATGCGTTCGATTCTCTACCTGACGACCGCTTTGGTGGTGATGGGGCTGGCCTTCTGGGCCTATCGCGAGAATTACCGCACGCAGGACGCCATCCGGAAGATGGAGGCGATCCAATATCAGATCGGTGGCTTGCGTCAGGACATCGGCACGTTGCGCGCTGAATGGTCCTATCTGAACCGGCCTGACCGGTTGCGCGAACTGGTGAACCTCAATTTCGACAAGCTGAAGCTCGTCCCGCTCAATTCCGACCAATTCGTCGACATCCGCCAAGTCGCCTATCCCGCCAAGACCGTCGCCGCGCCCGATGCAGGCACCCCCGCCGAGGAGAGCACGCCATGA